The Plasmodium vinckei vinckei genome assembly, chromosome: PVVCY_14 genome window below encodes:
- a CDS encoding bax inhibitor 1, putative — translation MYDSNGNNAGSTYGAVYNSGGYGYNNGKEQGSKDYYNSKTQATPPNGGLYDEHSLNEYTSTKIRHGFIRKVYSILSLQLLITFGVSTLAVLYKPFNTFLIANHVLFLVLGIAFSIPIMLSLICFPNIARKYPQNYFVLLAITTGITIIVALTSAIINSEVFFYSLGTTSVVVIGLTIFAFQTKWDFTGWYVYVFIAFLILLFLGIIGIFIRNKIFNLVFAGFNALVLSVSIIVDTQLIIGGKHKRFEFTVDDYIFATLSLYMDIVDLFLSIASIFSNTQ, via the coding sequence atgtatgatTCAAACGGAAATAATGCTGGCTCAACTTATGGAGCTGTATATAATAGCGGGGGCTATGGCTATAACAATGGAAAAGAACAAGGAAGCAAAGACTATTATAATTCGAAAACTCAAGCTACCCCACCTAATGGCGGATTATATGATGAACATTCTCTTAACGAATATACATCAACAAAAATAAGACATGGATTTATTAGAAAAGTATAttcaatattatcattacaACTTCTTATAACTTTTGGAGTTTCAACCTTAGctgttttatataaaccCTTCAACACGTTTTTAATAGCCAATCATGTATTATTTCTCGTATTAGGAATAGCATTCAGTATTCCAATAATGCTTTCATTAATATGTTTTCCAAATATAGCAAGAAAATATCCACAAAactattttgtattattagcAATAACGACAGGAATAACAATAATTGTTGCATTAACTAGCGCTATCATAAATTCAGAAGTATTTTTCTATTCGCTAGGAACAACATCGGTTGTAGTTATAGGGCTTACTATATTTGCATTTCAAACAAAATGGGATTTTACAGGATGGTATGTATACGTTTTTATAGCATtcttaatattattatttttgggAATTATaggtatttttattagaaacaaaatatttaatttagtCTTTGCTGGTTTTAATGCCCTTGTATTATCTGTATCAATTATTGTTGACACACAACTAATTATTGGAGGAAAACATAAAAGATTCGAATTTACAGTTgatgattatatatttgctaCCTTATCCTTATATATGGACATTGttgatttatttctttctaTAGCatcaattttttcaaatacacaataa